The following coding sequences are from one Musa acuminata AAA Group cultivar baxijiao chromosome BXJ1-6, Cavendish_Baxijiao_AAA, whole genome shotgun sequence window:
- the LOC103986938 gene encoding uncharacterized protein LOC103986938: MALEWVVLGYTAGAEAIMLLFLTLPGLDGLRRGLVTVIRSALKPLLSVVPFCLFLLADIYWKYETRPTCEQESCSPSEHVRHQKSIMKSQRNALLIASALLLYWLLFSVTSLVVRIDQLNQRIEKLKRSE; the protein is encoded by the coding sequence ATGGCGTTGGAGTGGGTGGTGCTGGGCTACACGGCGGGCGCGGAGGCGATCATGCTGCTCTTCCTCACCCTCCCGGGGCTTGACGGCCTCCGTCGCGGGCTTGTCACCGTCATCCGGAGTGCCCTGAAGCCGCTCCTGTCGGTGGTGCCCTTCTGCCTCTTCCTACTCGCCGACATATACTGGAAGTACGAGACGCGACCGACCTGCGAGCAGGAATCCTGCAGCCCTTCCGAGCACGTCCGCCACCAGAAGTCCATCATGAAGAGCCAGCGCAACGCTCTCCTCATCGCCTCTGCCCTCCTCCTCTACTGGCTCCTCTTCTCCGTTACAAGCCTTGTCGTCCGCATCGATCAGCTCAACCAGCGCATCGAAAAGCTCAAGCGCTCCGAGTGA